A single genomic interval of Camelina sativa cultivar DH55 chromosome 11, Cs, whole genome shotgun sequence harbors:
- the LOC104720991 gene encoding uncharacterized protein LOC104720991 encodes MSKKKETKLRKYMKVPINMLVKARDLYVRGMNQLSSHDDLLGSGMGFGMPVCHVSALPRSFSASHSQYSARAEDNRVAQLVRAASARNMNLDTWQGPGPPKLRKAKSSRTSVGNHNHEIETIDETSPLVSFGSKHKKLPRSKSYGVAKYTYALQ; translated from the coding sequence ATGAGCAAGAAAAAGGAGACGAAGCTACGCAAGTACATGAAGGTTCCCATAAACATGCTGGTGAAAGCTAGGGACTTGTACGTACGAGGCATGAATCAGTTGTCTTCCCATGATGATCTTCTTGGCAGCGGCATGGGTTTTGGGATGCCGGTCTGCCACGTAAGTGCTCTTCCGCGAAGTTTCAGCGCTAGCCACTCACAATACTCCGCGAGAGCCGAAGATAATCGTGTGGCTCAGCTTGTAAGAGCTGCATCAGCTAGAAATATGAATCTTGATACATGGCAGGGACCAGGACCACCGAAATTGCGAAAGGCTAAGAGTTCGAGAACCTCTGTTGGTAATCACAATCATGAGATTGAGACAATTGATGAGACAAGTCCTTTGGTTAGTTTTGGGAGTAAACACAAGAAGCTTCCAAGGAGTAAGAGTTATGGTGTTGCCAAATATACTTATGCTCTCcagtaa
- the LOC104720992 gene encoding glycosyltransferase 6-like produces MGKYSGTKNSVIFFAGAFTSLTLIWSYFLFFSASSNFAITGLLHDKEPVKKCSGLDMQFDPPEPGFYDDPDLSYSIERSITNWDEKRYQWIESHPSFKPGLENRIVMVTGSQSSPCKNPIGDHLLLRCFKNKVDYARIHGHDIFYSNALLHQKMNSYWAKLPVVKAAMLVHPEAEWIWWVDSDAIFTDMEFKPPLHRYRHHNLVVHGWPNIIYDTQSWTALNAGVFLIRNCQWSMEFIDTWKSMGPVSPDYKKWGPIQRSIFKDKLFPESDDQTALIYLLYKHKELYYPKIYLEAEYYFQGYWIGVVGGFANVTERYLEMERQDDTLRRRHAEKVSERYGAFREERFLKGEFGGRDSRRRAFVTHFTGCQPCSGDHNPIYHGDTCWNEMIRALNFADNQVMRVYGYVHSDLSKTSPLQPLPFDYPNDPW; encoded by the coding sequence ATGGGAAAATACAGTGGTACAAAGAACAGTGTTATCTTCTTCGCCGGAGCTTTCACGTCTCTTACTCTCATCTGGTCttacttcttatttttttcagcATCCTCCAATTTCGCGATCACCGGTTTACTTCACGACAAAGAACCGGTTAAAAAATGTTCCGGTTTAGACATGCAATTCGACCCGCCGGAGCCCGGTTTTTACGACGATCCGGATCTAAGCTACTCGATCGAGAGATCAATCACAAACTGGGACGAGAAACGGTACCAATGGATTGAATCACACCCGTCGTTCAAACCCGGTTTAGAAAACCGGATCGTTATGGTAACCGGTTCGCAATCCTCGCCGTGTAAAAACCCAATCGGAGACCATTTGCTTCTCCGGTGCTTCAAAAACAAAGTCGATTACGCTCGGATCCACGGCCACGACATCTTTTACAGCAATGCTTTGCTTCATCAGAAGATGAATTCGTACTGGGCGAAACTTCCGGTGGTTAAAGCGGCGATGCTAGTTCACCCGGAGGCGGAGTGGATTTGGTGGGTTGATTCCGACGCTATTTTCACTGACATGGAATTCAAACCGCCGCTTCACCGTTACCGTCATCATAACCTCGTCGTTCACGGCTGGCCTAATATAATCTACGATACACAGAGTTGGACGGCGTTAAACGCCGGCGTTTTCTTAATCAGAAATTGTCAATGGTCAATGGAGTTCATTGACACGTGGAAGAGTATGGGGCCGGTGAGTCCGGATTACAAAAAGTGGGGTCCGATCCAACGGTCTATTTTCAAAGATAAGTTGTTTCCCGAGTCAGATGATCAGACGGCTCTGATTTATTTGCTGTATAAACACAAAGAGTTGTATTATCCTAAGATATACCTCGAAGCAGAGTATTATTTCCAAGGGTACTGGATTGGTGTAGTCGGAGGTTTCGCTAACGTGACGGAACGGTATCTTGAGATGGAACGACAAGACGACACGTTGCGTAGACGTCACGCTGAGAAAGTGAGCGAGCGGTACGGTGCGTTTAGAGAGGAGCGGTTTTTGAAAGGCGAGTTTGGTGGAAGAGATAGTCGCAGACGCGCGTTTGTAACGCATTTCACGGGATGTCAACCTTGTAGTGGAGACCATAATCCGATTTATCATGGTGACACGTGTTGGAATGAGATGATCAGAGCCCTTAATTTTGCTGATAATCAGGTGATGCGCGTCTATGGTTACGTTCATTCTGATTTGAGTAAGACTTCTCCCCTTCAACCTCTACCGTTCGATTATCCTAATGATCcttggtaa
- the LOC104727515 gene encoding F-box/kelch-repeat protein At5g49000-like: protein MVHATLKTISIPNNEREKVSDKNLLVSVPTLNSPYISRWGGDLTAVGCNIYQLGNYDPSRVMFMDCRNHTWHKAPSMRVVRWYPNARVLDRKIYIAGGVKDCQSSDWIECFNTKTQIWEHMPSPSANFVQENNLIYNSLAIDGKLYLFGVRSNAVYKTKENRWDEIGLKEKGLSWASNLDYWVIDNIWFSYR, encoded by the coding sequence ATGGTTCACGCCACTCTTAAGACCATATCAATTCCTAacaatgaaagagaaaaagtgaGTGACAAGAATCTTTTGGTTTCAGTCCCAACACTTAATTCTCCTTATATTAGTCGGTGGGGTGGGGATCTAACCGCAGTTGGTTGTAATATCTACCAACTTGGCAATTATGATCCGTCTAGGGTCATGTTCATGGACTGTCGGAATCACACTTGGCACAAGGCTCCAAGCATGCGGGTGGTTCGATGGTACCCTAATGCGCGTGTTCTTGATAGGAAAATATACATAGCAGGAGGCGTTAAAGATTGTCAGTCCTCAGATTGGATAGAGTGTTTCAATACCAAAACCCAAATATGGGAGCATATGCCAAGCCCTAGTGCAAATTTTGTACAAGAGAATAATCTAATATACAATAGCTTAGCCATTGATGGAAAGCTTTACCTCTTTGGGGTTAGGAGTAATGCGGTTTACAAGACCAAGGAAAACAGATGGGATGAAATAGGATTAAAGGAGAAGGGTTTGAGTTGGGCTAGCAATCTTGATTATTGGGTCATAGATAACATATGGTTCAGTTATAGATGA
- the LOC104727516 gene encoding putative F-box/kelch-repeat protein At4g11750, whose amino-acid sequence MDKEKPPVTVTVTETLLFLMLPNDLLFNCLARVSRLYYPTLSLVCKRFRSLLASLELYETRTLLGFTESCLYVGLPFSHEIQPRWFTLSRRPIQVTTNLKPTRWFAPCFGPFLTNKDKKKSSHQNRLVLVQSRNSPCLDNGLAAVSCNFYLVSDSSSKVMFMDCRSHTWHESSSSMRVARLNPKVTVLDGKIYVVGGTRCCKSSDWIECFDPKTHIWEHVPSPGADICKMNYLFKSLALDGKLYIYADLSRFVVYKPKENRWDRLGLQDVPWGGWALRPSCVIDNVLYGYGWSRKLRWYDMEGKCLRDIKGLRKLPKLPIPYYKVRLLNYGGKIAVWWEKNVRKEKMIWCVEIALEKRNKHEIYGKVEWCDVVLTVPISCDLLNSFVVTKSLDASRAVGVGLAPSEKIGD is encoded by the exons ATGGACAAAGAGAAGCCACCGGTTACGGTTACAGTTACAGAAACGTTACTTTTTCTGATGCTTCCTAatgatttgctttttaactGCTTAGCCCGCGTCTCAAGATTGTATTACCCAACTCTTTCCCTAGTTTGCAAGAGATTCCGCTCTCTCCTTGCTTCCCTTGAGCTTTACGAAACCCGAACTCTCTTAGGTTTCACCGAGAGTTGTCTCTATGTGGGTTTACCCTTTTCTCATGAAATCCAGCCACGTTGGTTCACTCTCTCCCGTAGACCAATTCAAGTCACCACTAATCTTAAGCCTACTAGATGGTTCGCTCCATGCTTTGGACCGTTCCTTACGAACAAggataaaaaaaagtcaagtcACCAAAATCGTTTGGTTTTAGTCCAATCTCGTAATTCTCCTTGTCTGGATAACGGTCTAGCCGCAGTCAGTTGTAATTTCTACCTAGTTAGCGATTCCTCCTCAAAAGTCATGTTCATGGACTGTCGGTCTCACACTTGGCACGAGTCTTCTTCGAGTATGCGGGTGGCACGGTTGAACCCTAAGGTGACTGTTCTTGATGGGAAAATATATGTAGTTGGAGGCACCAGATGTTGCAAATCTTCGGATTGGATTGAGTGTTTCGATCCCAAAACCCATATATGGGAGCATGTGCCAAGCCCTGGAGCGGATATATGCAAGATGAATTATCTATTCAAGAGCTTAGCCCTTGATGGGAAACTTTACATATATGCGGATTTAAGTCGTTTTGTGGTTTACAAGCCCAAGGAAAATAGATGGGATAGACTAGGATTGCAAGATGTACCTTGGGGTGGTTGGGCTCTTCGTCCTTCTTGCGTGATAGATAACGTCTTGTACGGTTATGGATGGTCGAGAAAGCTTCGGTGGTACGATATGGAGGGAAAATGTTTAAGAGATATAAAGGGTTTGAGAAAACTGCCTAAATTGCCTATACCTTATTATAAAGTTAGATTGTTGAATTATGGTGGAAAGATTGCGGTTTGGTGGGAGAAGAACGTGCGTAAAGAGAAGATGATTTGGTGTGTTGAGATTGCGCTCGAAAAGCGAAATAAACATGAGATTTATGGCAAGGTTGAGTGGTGTGATGTTGTGCTTACAGTCCCCATATCATGTGATCTTTTAAATTCATTTGTTGTTACG aaatcgctagacgctagtcgggcggtcggTGTAGGtctagcgcctagcgagaaaatcggagattaa